A single window of Rubripirellula lacrimiformis DNA harbors:
- a CDS encoding metallophosphoesterase family protein: protein MPLSNSSIQIGRRAFLRGGTLVLTAGCGVAPHLLSQESSPGLRVGLITDLHYADKSPAGNRHYRETLTKLDEAGQQFQQDRPTFLVELGDLIDAADSVDVELRYLKTVNQKFSAISHDRHYVLGNHCVDTLKKEEFLGSVEQQRSYYSFDRGGVHFIVLDSCFRSDGEPYGRKNSKWTDANVPASELEWLKSDLDANDRPVVVFAHQRMDVQNNHGVKNNAEVRRILEQSGNVLAVFQGHSHQNDWNEIGGIHYCTLVAMVEGSGEQNNGYSLLDITADGTLQLTGFRKQDSHQWK, encoded by the coding sequence ATGCCCCTTTCCAATTCATCCATTCAAATCGGCCGTCGAGCTTTCCTGCGTGGCGGTACACTGGTACTGACCGCCGGCTGTGGCGTCGCCCCCCATCTGTTGTCACAGGAATCATCCCCGGGATTGCGAGTCGGCTTGATCACCGACCTGCACTACGCGGACAAATCACCGGCCGGAAACCGACACTACCGCGAAACGCTGACGAAGCTGGACGAAGCCGGCCAACAGTTCCAGCAGGACCGACCGACCTTCCTGGTCGAACTGGGCGATTTGATCGATGCCGCCGATTCGGTAGACGTGGAACTGCGGTACCTAAAAACGGTCAACCAAAAGTTTTCCGCGATCAGTCATGATCGACATTACGTCTTAGGAAACCACTGTGTCGACACTCTGAAGAAGGAAGAGTTCCTCGGTAGCGTGGAACAGCAGCGGTCGTACTATTCGTTCGATCGCGGCGGAGTTCACTTTATCGTCCTGGACTCTTGTTTCCGCAGCGACGGTGAACCCTACGGACGCAAAAATTCGAAGTGGACCGACGCCAATGTCCCAGCGTCGGAACTGGAATGGTTGAAGTCGGACCTGGACGCCAATGATCGCCCCGTGGTGGTCTTCGCCCATCAACGGATGGACGTCCAAAACAATCATGGTGTCAAAAACAACGCCGAGGTTCGACGCATTCTGGAACAATCCGGAAACGTCTTGGCGGTGTTCCAAGGACACAGCCACCAAAACGATTGGAACGAAATCGGCGGCATCCATTATTGCACCCTGGTGGCGATGGTCGAAGGAAGCGGGGAGCAGAACAACGGCTACTCGTTGCTAGACATCACCGCCGACGGCACGCTGCAATTGACCGGATTCCGCAAACAGGATTCCCACCAATGGAAGTGA
- a CDS encoding sulfatase — protein MKIALWIVTVASLFCSAAAQAQQRPNVLFIAIDDMNDWTEFLDGHPQAKTPNMAALARRSVNFTNAHCAAPACSPSRNALLFGVEPFHSGLYPFYDLDKVPEEVLAPFTSLPTLFRSNGYQTFGAGKIHHSSKQRPDEWTDYHQRSVHALHYNAAAGYQQGDSRKMAFCPTTDPVEVHPDYQVASYGIDVLGQQHDKPFFLAVGIVKPHLPFVCPQQFFDLYPEEVAAPRIKTDDLSDVPWAGRAMAKLNDDARYRKDQAWNRVRRAYLACISWVDFNVGRVLDALDESPYADNTIVVLWSDHGYHLGEKRSFRKFSLWEQATRVPLIIHDPRPQSEMSPGDCDAPVSLINLYRTLTDMTGIVPPDYVDGTSMVPLIRDRSASINRPAITTWGRGNYSARDQDWRYIRYFDGSEELYDHDSDGEEWTNLADDPAYVSEIKRLRSFLPRHEAPLVTEGISLWNVVDADQPKLGNAKKTYRSLNKNSPPLESSHP, from the coding sequence ATGAAAATTGCACTCTGGATCGTGACCGTCGCCAGCCTGTTTTGCTCGGCAGCGGCCCAGGCCCAACAACGGCCCAACGTTCTGTTCATCGCGATTGACGACATGAACGACTGGACCGAATTCCTGGACGGACACCCGCAAGCGAAAACGCCCAACATGGCGGCGCTGGCGCGTCGGAGTGTCAATTTCACCAACGCTCACTGCGCCGCTCCCGCCTGTTCGCCCAGCCGCAACGCCTTGCTGTTCGGTGTCGAACCCTTCCATTCCGGTCTGTACCCGTTCTACGACCTCGACAAAGTTCCCGAAGAAGTGCTGGCACCATTCACCAGCCTTCCGACTCTGTTTCGGTCCAACGGGTACCAGACGTTCGGAGCCGGGAAGATCCACCACAGTTCGAAACAACGGCCCGACGAATGGACCGATTATCATCAACGCAGCGTGCACGCACTGCACTACAACGCTGCCGCCGGCTACCAACAAGGCGATTCCCGCAAGATGGCGTTTTGCCCCACGACGGATCCCGTCGAAGTGCATCCCGATTACCAGGTCGCGTCCTACGGGATCGACGTCCTTGGCCAACAGCACGATAAGCCATTTTTCTTGGCCGTTGGGATTGTCAAACCACACCTCCCCTTTGTTTGCCCCCAACAGTTCTTTGATCTGTATCCCGAGGAAGTCGCGGCCCCGCGGATCAAGACCGATGATCTGAGCGATGTCCCATGGGCGGGCCGAGCGATGGCGAAATTGAACGACGATGCACGCTATCGCAAAGACCAAGCTTGGAACCGAGTCCGTCGCGCCTACCTAGCATGCATCTCGTGGGTCGACTTCAACGTCGGCCGCGTGCTGGACGCATTGGACGAAAGCCCGTATGCCGACAATACGATCGTCGTGCTGTGGTCCGACCATGGATATCACCTAGGCGAAAAACGCAGCTTCCGAAAGTTTTCGCTGTGGGAACAGGCGACTCGCGTTCCACTGATCATCCACGATCCCCGGCCACAGTCGGAAATGTCGCCCGGCGATTGCGACGCCCCCGTGTCGTTGATCAATCTGTACCGGACGCTGACCGACATGACCGGAATCGTCCCGCCCGACTATGTCGATGGAACCAGCATGGTGCCGCTGATCCGCGACCGATCTGCCTCCATCAATCGACCAGCGATCACCACCTGGGGCCGCGGTAATTATTCGGCCCGGGACCAAGACTGGCGCTACATCCGCTATTTTGATGGCAGCGAAGAACTCTACGACCACGATTCCGACGGGGAAGAGTGGACCAACCTTGCCGACGATCCCGCCTACGTATCCGAAATCAAGCGACTGCGATCGTTCCTTCCCAGGCACGAGGCACCGCTGGTCACCGAAGGGATTAGCCTTTGGAACGTCGTCGATGCCGACCAACCCAAACTCGGCAATGCCAAGAAAACATATCGATCGCTGAACAAAAACTCCCCACCTCTGGAATCATCCCACCCCTAA
- a CDS encoding ribbon-helix-helix domain-containing protein, translated as MANSLNLSLTDELRAFINENCGDGTLYATPSEFVRDVLRQVKLKKEAAEARDSILSGYRDAIEGRTVEFTGDLRKAMKKAKS; from the coding sequence GTGGCTAATTCACTCAATTTATCCCTGACCGACGAACTGCGGGCTTTCATCAACGAGAACTGTGGCGACGGCACCCTCTACGCAACTCCCAGCGAGTTTGTGCGGGATGTATTGCGGCAGGTGAAGCTGAAGAAAGAAGCAGCTGAGGCTCGCGATAGCATTCTATCCGGCTACCGGGATGCAATCGAGGGACGCACCGTGGAGTTCACTGGCGACCTTCGAAAGGCGATGAAGAAAGCCAAGTCGTGA
- a CDS encoding endonuclease/exonuclease/phosphatase family protein — MTISRRQFCGTLGSGLAMANANVFAAEPEPRSLRVIAYNIYKLAGWPQQRHLAGQAVAKGQMARRLAQELSLHDPDIINFSESPKEQLTKEVAEILGMNHVRFPSGGSWPGTLLSKSKIIDSQNAPVIGDRPKELFTRHWGRATVEISGNEPLIIHSAHLYPTADPTVRLREVRAMIESMRTDLDAGRSMLLIGDLNHGPDTKEYKLWIDAGWVDTFAKVGQGDGLTIKSDIPKWRIDYVMAAGPIAARVVESKPLFEGAFRLNINDQESFALSDHLPQLAVFQY, encoded by the coding sequence ATGACGATTTCACGCCGACAATTCTGCGGAACACTCGGGTCCGGCCTCGCGATGGCAAATGCGAACGTGTTCGCTGCAGAGCCAGAACCGAGGTCACTTCGAGTCATCGCCTACAACATTTACAAGCTCGCGGGCTGGCCACAGCAACGCCACTTGGCCGGGCAAGCTGTCGCCAAAGGCCAGATGGCAAGGCGATTGGCGCAGGAGTTGTCGCTGCACGATCCCGACATTATCAACTTCTCGGAGTCCCCCAAGGAGCAGCTGACGAAAGAGGTTGCGGAAATTTTGGGGATGAATCACGTTCGTTTCCCCAGTGGCGGAAGCTGGCCAGGAACCCTGCTGAGTAAATCCAAAATCATCGATTCCCAGAACGCGCCGGTGATTGGCGATAGACCGAAGGAGCTATTCACCAGGCATTGGGGGCGAGCAACCGTTGAAATTTCCGGCAACGAACCGCTAATTATCCATTCGGCCCATCTCTACCCAACCGCCGACCCCACGGTTCGCCTGCGAGAAGTCCGAGCCATGATCGAATCGATGCGAACGGATCTCGATGCCGGACGGTCGATGCTCTTGATCGGCGATCTGAATCACGGTCCCGACACCAAAGAATACAAGCTTTGGATCGACGCCGGATGGGTCGACACCTTTGCCAAGGTGGGGCAAGGCGATGGCCTCACGATCAAATCCGACATTCCCAAATGGCGAATCGATTACGTCATGGCCGCTGGACCGATTGCCGCCCGAGTTGTCGAATCGAAGCCGTTGTTCGAAGGAGCGTTTCGGCTGAACATCAACGACCAAGAATCCTTTGCCTTAAGCGATCACCTGCCACAGTTGGCCGTGTTTCAGTACTAG
- a CDS encoding type II toxin-antitoxin system RelE/ParE family toxin → MSSKKSRRLALTLPALASINEIDQYSIENWGNEVAARYIDDLEAGLIRIQEQPELLRSQPGLDTDLSFYRVNKHLLVCDLQKASIIVLAVLHASQDIPERLAELEPTLAKEVEILHKKLQAAERDR, encoded by the coding sequence GTGAGTTCGAAGAAATCGCGAAGACTAGCTCTCACGCTGCCCGCCCTGGCATCGATCAACGAAATCGACCAGTACTCAATTGAGAACTGGGGCAACGAAGTTGCTGCACGCTACATCGATGATCTCGAAGCCGGGCTCATCAGAATCCAAGAGCAGCCAGAGCTTCTTCGCTCTCAACCGGGGCTTGACACCGACCTCAGCTTCTACCGCGTTAACAAGCACCTGCTTGTTTGTGATCTACAGAAGGCGTCGATCATTGTCTTGGCGGTGCTTCACGCGTCACAAGACATACCGGAGCGTTTGGCCGAACTGGAGCCAACGCTTGCTAAAGAAGTGGAGATTCTCCACAAGAAGCTCCAAGCTGCTGAGCGGGATAGATAG
- a CDS encoding DsbA family oxidoreductase, which produces MNLTVDVVSDVICPWCYIGKRRLETAIAAVDGQHEVRVHWHPFQLNPTMPKSGISRKEYRTQKFGSWERSMELDAQVIAVGESEGIHFAFDKSERTPNTVDAHRCIWLADQQGCQDTVVEGLFRAYFIDGKDIGKRQTLIEVVAEAGLDRQAADAMLDSDDGMSVISTGREMSQRLGVTGVPFFVINHTISLSGAQAPQTFLDAFEQANP; this is translated from the coding sequence ATGAATCTTACCGTCGATGTTGTTTCGGATGTCATCTGCCCATGGTGTTACATCGGCAAGCGGCGGCTCGAAACGGCGATTGCTGCTGTTGATGGCCAGCACGAGGTGCGGGTTCACTGGCATCCGTTCCAACTGAATCCGACGATGCCAAAATCAGGCATCTCTCGCAAAGAGTATCGCACCCAAAAATTCGGCAGCTGGGAACGATCGATGGAGCTGGATGCCCAAGTCATTGCTGTGGGTGAATCGGAAGGAATCCATTTCGCCTTCGACAAGTCGGAGCGAACACCGAACACGGTCGATGCCCACCGATGCATCTGGCTGGCCGACCAACAGGGTTGTCAGGATACGGTCGTCGAGGGACTGTTCCGAGCCTACTTCATTGACGGGAAAGACATCGGCAAGCGGCAAACACTGATTGAAGTCGTTGCGGAAGCAGGCCTGGACCGGCAAGCTGCCGACGCCATGCTGGACAGCGACGATGGCATGAGCGTCATCTCAACCGGCAGAGAAATGTCGCAGCGCCTTGGCGTCACAGGCGTACCGTTCTTCGTCATCAACCATACGATCTCGTTGTCTGGTGCTCAGGCTCCGCAGACATTTCTAGATGCCTTTGAACAGGCCAATCCCTGA
- a CDS encoding DUF6508 domain-containing protein, whose translation MTDENLEMPPVTPEQIDSIVPFLERFEVEGFVAGEWKGKPGQYPWFQFSDDVRQFFDLLYLKDWVSPKCNWTQWQDTAKTFIDTPSKIETADALTIQRLFTTHVRADRFCEGHLASMFESGHIVLLLRRLKTIRTAMGKV comes from the coding sequence ATGACCGACGAAAATCTCGAGATGCCCCCTGTAACCCCCGAACAAATCGATTCGATTGTTCCGTTCCTTGAACGATTCGAAGTGGAGGGATTCGTTGCTGGCGAGTGGAAAGGCAAACCCGGGCAATATCCCTGGTTCCAATTTTCGGACGATGTCAGGCAGTTCTTCGACTTACTCTATCTGAAGGATTGGGTGTCGCCCAAATGCAACTGGACTCAGTGGCAGGACACGGCAAAGACGTTCATCGATACGCCATCCAAAATCGAAACCGCTGATGCTCTGACGATCCAAAGGCTATTCACCACCCATGTTCGTGCGGACCGATTCTGCGAAGGACATCTGGCGTCGATGTTCGAAAGCGGGCATATCGTGTTGCTGCTTCGGCGTTTGAAAACGATCCGAACCGCAATGGGCAAGGTCTAG
- a CDS encoding Kelch repeat-containing protein, producing the protein MNHPTTALSTLILLACAGLATCNAQTPTTSGDNDTGKKVSVPTIASQSAADKLGGRVLDVQCSGTYPRHLQGICSDETAIYWSFTTTLVKTDMDGNVIRKIPVVDHHGDLCMHDGRLYVAVNLGKFNDPAGNADSWVYVYDAADLTELEKHEVQQVFHGAGGIGYRDGQFYVVGGLPDAVNQNYVYQYDPKFQFVKKHVVESGHTHLGIQAATFANDRWWFGCYGNPAILLVTDANFQMVGRYENVGSLGIEGLADGRLLIANGKTSKSHECTGGCRTALPDAKSGFQIQVAPNQE; encoded by the coding sequence ATGAACCATCCAACGACTGCACTATCCACTTTGATCCTGCTGGCGTGCGCAGGGCTGGCAACGTGTAACGCTCAAACACCCACGACCTCCGGCGATAACGATACCGGCAAGAAAGTTTCCGTCCCAACCATCGCAAGCCAGTCCGCTGCGGATAAGCTTGGCGGACGCGTGCTCGACGTCCAATGCAGCGGCACGTATCCGCGGCACTTGCAAGGGATCTGCAGCGACGAAACCGCGATCTACTGGAGCTTCACGACGACGTTGGTCAAGACCGACATGGACGGAAACGTGATCCGAAAGATCCCCGTCGTCGACCATCACGGCGATCTGTGTATGCATGACGGCCGACTCTATGTCGCGGTGAACCTTGGCAAATTCAACGATCCCGCCGGAAACGCAGACTCATGGGTCTACGTCTACGATGCGGCCGATCTGACCGAGCTTGAAAAGCACGAAGTCCAACAAGTCTTCCACGGGGCCGGCGGTATCGGATATCGCGACGGCCAGTTCTATGTCGTGGGCGGATTGCCCGATGCGGTCAACCAAAACTACGTCTACCAGTACGACCCCAAGTTTCAATTCGTGAAAAAGCACGTGGTCGAAAGTGGCCATACCCATCTGGGGATCCAGGCAGCCACGTTCGCAAACGACCGCTGGTGGTTCGGATGTTACGGCAACCCCGCAATTCTGCTGGTCACGGATGCCAATTTCCAAATGGTCGGAAGATACGAAAATGTCGGATCGCTGGGCATCGAAGGACTGGCCGACGGACGCCTGCTGATCGCGAACGGCAAGACTTCCAAATCTCATGAATGCACCGGAGGTTGCCGCACGGCCTTGCCAGACGCCAAATCCGGATTCCAGATCCAAGTCGCCCCCAACCAGGAATGA
- a CDS encoding outer membrane protein assembly factor BamB family protein, whose protein sequence is MALSKTFSACWLGRPIVRLPIAVSVCLFVIGVAASGRAAADGVWPQFRGPAGDGIVADQSVPMTFGEDSHVTWKTPVPGRAWSSPVIADGVIWCTTAIERAATDEEKVAMMRESGIEDRKMKELAIAKAIELKLVSIDLASGKILGTIELTSIEKPDAIHSLNSYASPTPVINGDHLYCHFGTYGTFCVNRHTSDIVWQRRLPLEHGVGPGSSPIVMDDVLVLIQDGMDRQYVTGLNTQTGETIWETDRPEFTGASPESSKSYCTPIAITDPLGREQLVCMGAQWMVAYQAKTGKEIWRLRHGRGFSVVPRPVYHDGVVFFSTGFGKPELWAVRVDGSGDVTDTHVQWTMKSGIPARPSPLLHDGLIYVISDNGVASCFDVESGDPIWKKRIGGDYSASPTLIGKHLYFGSHDGKVTVMTPGPDAEVVAESELDGKIMASPAVVDGALILRTDQAVYRIEN, encoded by the coding sequence ATGGCTCTATCGAAAACCTTTTCTGCCTGCTGGCTCGGCCGTCCAATCGTTCGGCTTCCGATCGCTGTTTCGGTCTGTCTTTTCGTCATCGGCGTCGCGGCTTCAGGTCGTGCGGCGGCCGATGGCGTGTGGCCTCAGTTTCGTGGGCCTGCCGGTGACGGCATCGTGGCAGACCAGTCGGTGCCGATGACGTTTGGCGAAGATTCGCACGTCACTTGGAAAACGCCCGTCCCGGGGCGAGCTTGGTCGTCCCCGGTCATCGCTGACGGTGTGATCTGGTGCACAACGGCGATCGAGCGCGCTGCGACCGACGAAGAGAAGGTCGCGATGATGCGGGAATCGGGGATCGAGGATCGTAAAATGAAGGAGTTGGCGATTGCCAAGGCGATCGAGTTGAAACTTGTCTCGATCGATCTGGCGTCGGGAAAGATCCTGGGGACCATCGAGTTGACCAGCATTGAAAAGCCGGATGCGATCCATTCGCTGAACAGCTATGCCTCACCGACGCCCGTCATCAACGGTGACCATCTGTATTGTCACTTTGGCACCTACGGAACCTTTTGCGTTAATCGTCATACCAGCGACATCGTTTGGCAGCGTCGATTGCCGCTGGAACACGGTGTGGGGCCGGGCAGTTCGCCAATCGTCATGGACGATGTGTTGGTGCTGATCCAGGACGGCATGGATCGCCAGTATGTCACGGGCCTGAACACGCAGACCGGCGAAACGATCTGGGAAACGGATCGGCCAGAGTTCACGGGCGCTTCGCCGGAATCCAGCAAGTCGTACTGTACGCCGATCGCGATCACCGATCCATTGGGACGCGAGCAGTTGGTCTGCATGGGGGCCCAGTGGATGGTCGCCTACCAAGCCAAGACGGGCAAAGAGATTTGGCGACTGCGCCATGGCAGGGGGTTTTCGGTCGTGCCACGACCTGTCTACCACGATGGCGTGGTTTTCTTTTCGACCGGATTCGGAAAGCCCGAACTGTGGGCGGTCCGTGTCGATGGATCGGGAGACGTGACGGACACGCACGTCCAATGGACCATGAAATCAGGCATCCCCGCCCGACCATCGCCGCTGTTGCACGACGGACTGATCTACGTGATCTCGGACAACGGAGTTGCCAGTTGTTTCGACGTCGAAAGCGGAGATCCTATCTGGAAGAAGCGAATCGGCGGTGATTACTCGGCGTCGCCCACACTGATCGGCAAGCACCTGTATTTCGGTTCGCATGACGGCAAGGTGACCGTGATGACGCCAGGGCCGGATGCGGAAGTGGTGGCCGAGAGTGAATTGGATGGCAAGATCATGGCGTCGCCGGCGGTGGTCGACGGCGCGTTGATCTTGCGGACTGATCAGGCGGTCTATCGCATCGAAAACTAA